GCTGCCAGGCTGGTCAGTCCGTCGTTGAACTCGTCCTGAAAGAGCCAGTACCCCGTCCCCAAGTCCGCGAACAGCAGGTTTTGTTCGTTGAACAGACCGAGCGTTGTCGCGGGGCCACCGACGGGACCAGCGTCAATTCGATTGCCATTTGCGGCCAGATCAAGTTGCAAAAAAGCGTTGATGAAATACGGCCGATCTCCGCCCCATAACATTCCAATGAAAGGAAGCAAGTGGAGTGAGTCGTTTTGAAAAGTGATCTCGCTCGAGGGGAAGCTTACGAAGTCGGTCAACGTGAAGTTGCTGCCGGTCGGCGTATCGATGCCCATCCCCGCGACAATTGCCAACTCTTCATCGACAAAAAGCAGGTGCTTAAGGATTAGCGCCAAGTTGCCGACTTGCCCACCATTGCCGCCAATCCCGGTGCCTTGAAAATCGAACGCTCCTTGGAAAGGCATCCGAACTTCGCACGACCACGTGCCGTCGAAGAACGTCTTCTCGATGCCGAGGGTATAGCGGTCGACGGGAAACAGTTGTGTCGTCGGGCCTCCCGGCCCAAAGAATGGAGTCTCGGAGAACTGCAAGGCATTCTGAAAATGGCTGTAAGAGAAAATTAGCCGATCGGTCGGTAACGCTCGGTTGTTCTCACCGATCTTAACCCGTCGACTACCACCGGCAGAAGGAACGGTGAAGGTTCCGAACGACTGGTTTGCTGACCCACCTTCAAAATTGGGACTAAAATTCAGGTCGCCACCGGTTTGGAAGTAATCGCCGAACATATCCGGCGCACTGGCCAGCCGGTTGTTGGTTGGGCTGCGCGAAAGGCGAGGCGCATTCGCGCCCGAACGGGGCGTTGATAACGACGGCATGCCTGCTGGCGGCTGTTGTTGAGCTAGCACAGAAGTAGAAGCCGATACAAACGTAGCCTCAAGCTCGTCGCTAGCAGATGGTGTCGAGCTTTCCGTTTGAGTCTGGCTTTGCGCAACTGCCGATGCGCTTGCCATGACAGCAAGTGCAACGGGTAATAAGGCTGCTAAGAGCCTGTTTGTTTTCCCCGGCATGCGACACTCGCGGCTAGGCTTTAAGTCGAGCAATCACCCCTGTCAGCGTTTCGAGAATGACTGACTTATCGTTTATCGACGGGGAGCGCCACGAAGCTTTGCAGGACGTGGAGATTTGCTCAGATCGCTCGAATGTGCCAAGTGCTATCACTAATCAGTAAGCGTTTTTTGCGTAGAGGGCAATTCGCTTTCGCGGAGCAAATCTCCAATCTCTTGCAGCTGCTGAGCATAATCCGAGTCGCCGGGAAAGTCCGTTGCTAGCTTGGTCAGCTCGTCACGTGCGCGGCGCAAATTGGTGAGGCCTTCCTCGCGCTGACCGGCGAACACTTGTTCGGCACCCAAGGCCCGTAGCGCGACAGCCAGATCGCGCCGATGACGGGGCAAGGCTGAGGGCGCTTCACCGAGCGGAGTGAGAATTGCACAGGCCTGTGTGAATGCGGCAATTGCCGCAGCGCCTTGGCCATCATCGCTATCGAGATAGCCACGGTTCAGTTCCAAGCTGGCGAGTTCCACCTGATAGTCAACAACTTCCGGGTTTTGCTCGGCCAGTGGCTTCAGCCGAGCTCGCGATCGACCGTACCACTCGCGCGCAGCAGGCACGTCATCAGTACTCGCTAAATCGCCAAGCAGGCGATAACAGATCGAGAGGAGTCGCCGATTTTCGAGATCAGCTGGATCGCGCTTGACGACCTGGTCGAACGAGTCCGCTGCTTGAATGAACTGCGCTTTCGCGTCGGGCATGTTCCCGGCCTGCCGCGCCAGATTCGCGAGTCCGTAAAAACCTTTGCCCAAATCGCGCTGCAGCTTCCAATTCTCTGCATCTTTCTTCAACGCAGCAGTGCGAATTTCCTGCGCCTTCACGAACTGCTGCCGCGCTTCCTCGGGTTTACCTGCTCCGCGCAACGAAACACCCAAATTCATGTACGTATTGGCCAGCATTCGCTGATACTCGCTATTCCCCGGAGCCAGCTTGGTGAGCGTCGTCCGCACCTGGGCAGCAGCATCGTAGGTTTGCTGCGCGGTGGCATGATCCTTCTTCGTGACCAGCGCCGTTCCCAGCGCGTTGAGTGTGTTGCCGTATGCTTCTAGCCGCGCGGGGTTGTCGGGAGTCGCCTGCACGAGTCGCTCCTGCATTTCGCGCGCGGTCTCGTAAAGCGGCAGGGCTTTGTCTGTCGATTCAATCGCCTCCGTAATCAGCGCGATGCGAAAGTGGGCGCTGGCCAGTTCGTCTTGCACGCGCGGATCGCCCGATCGCTGCTGCAAGAAGCGTTGGTAGTAACTGAGTGCGCGCCCGAGCAGTTCTTTACGCAGCGGCTGCAAGCCGGGCTTGTTGAGTAAGGTGTTCTCGCTGACTTGCGTGAAGAGGTCGTTGACGGCCTCCATCGCTTGCCGACGGCTTTCTTCGGACTGTGCAAGGGCCGCCGACGTTTGCACATAGCCAACGGTGGTAGCGGCCAGTGCCGACATCAGTCCAAACAACGCAGCAGCGGAAGCCGCAGCAATAAACGGATTGCGTTTGCACCAGCGCCAGCCGCGGGCAATTGGGCCAATCGGCTGTGCCAGAATCGGTTCGCCGCGCAGGAAACGGCCAAGTTCCTCGGCCAACTCCTTCGCCGTGGCATAGCGTTTTTCGGCTTCCTTTTGCAAGCACTTGTGGCAAATGGTTTCCAGATCGCGGGGAATGGCCGGGCTGAGTATCCGCAGCGCCACAGGTTCATTTTCCAAAACTTGCTTGATCGTCTCAAACGGGCTTGCACCGCGAAACGGAGGCCGGCCACTGAGGAGTTCGTACAGAATGGCCCCAAGCGAATAGACATCGCTCCGCACGTTCACTTCGTCGATGCGGCCCGCTGCCTGCTCCGGCGGCATATAGCTGGGCGTGCCGACCACCGTTCCCTGCATCGTCATTTGCGACTGACCACCCTCCACTTGCTTCGCCAGCCCGAAGTCAGTGATCAGCGGCACGCCGGCAATATCGAGCAGCACGTTCGAGGGTTTGAGATCACGATGCACCACCCCTTCGGTATGGGCATAGTGCATGGCCGCCGATATCGTCTGCATCAGTTCCGCGGCATGCTTCGGACTAAGGGCCTGATCCTTCAGCAAGTCGGCCAGGCTTTTTCCTTCGATGTAGTCCATCGAGAAAAAGTGCTGCCCTTCGCACTCGCCGACGTCGTGAATGCCCACGATGTTGGCGTGCCGCAGGCGGGCGGCCGATTCCGCTTCCGAATAAAACCGTTGCACCTCCAGATCGTCCGCAAAACGCCCAGAGAGAATCATCTTGAGGGCGACAATTCGGTTCAGCTTCAGGTGCTTGGCTTTGTAGACAATTCCCATGCCTCCCTTGGCGATGGTATCGACCAGGTCGTAGTTGCCAAATCGCCGCGCAGGGGGCTTGGCAGCTGCCAACGACGGCGGCATCGACATTGCCGTCTCTATCGGCGCGGCCGAGGCTGGCGGCAGAGGACGTTTGGGAGGTGGCAAGGTCGCATCGGACGCGACTGCCGGTGCATTTTCCGGAACACGCGCGCTGGCTTTGGTCGGTGGCAAAGCCTGCGTGAGATCAGATAGGTTCGTCCCAGTCAGCCCGCTATCTTTGGGGGGCGGTTTAGCCAACGTCATATCGGACTGATTATTGTTTTCGGCCACCGGTTGGCGAGCGGCAACTCGCGGCGGAGTCAAGGTTGCATCGCTGGCGAATGAACCTGTTAGCTGTCCTGGCAACAGACTGTGCAGCCAAACTGTGAATTGCGCTGAGCTCGTTCCTGTAAAGCTGGGGAAATTGAGCTTCGCGTGCGCGATGGCGGCATCGACGACTGCGGAGGAACCAACGGCGGGAGTTGCCGTCATCAATTGGCTGCGCGCGAGGTCCAGCAACGTCTCCAATGAAGCTCGATTCCCTGCGCGGGCTTCGGCAATGAGTTGATCGATGGGAGCAGGTTGCTGGGACATAGGCTTATCATACCGGCAGGTTCGAACCGCGTCCGCTATGGAGTGGGAATACGGATTTTCCTGATCGAGTTTTCTGACCAGCACCCAGCTACCTCGGATCAAAGTTTCCCGAAAGTTGGCTCTGTGCTAGACTCAGGCACCTTCAGCTGCAGACTGCTGGAAGGCATTTGTCCGCCACTCGACCATTCCCAGAAACGTACTGCTGTGCTGAGCGACCGCAAGGCCTTCTATACACTGCACCTGCGCTGGTTCGTGGCGATGGTCGTGGCCACCGTAGTCGCCATCAGTTGGTACGCCGTGGCCAGTTACGGTCGCGATCGTTGGCCTGGCGGCAGTTCGCTGGTCGGACTCACGTATGGTGTGCTGGCCGCGGCAATCATCGTGTTCGAATGTCTGCTCGTCGTACGGAAGACCTCCCTCTTTCGAACCTCGCGCTGGCTGGGCTCGGCCCAATTCTGGATGAAAGCCCACATCTGGCTGGGACTACTCGCCGTACCCCTGGTCATCATGCACAGCGGCTTCGATTGGGGGGGCTGGCTATCGTCGCTGGTGGCAGGAGTATTTGCGCTCGTGACGGCCAGTGGCATTTATGGCCTGTATATGCAGAACATCATTCCGCGCCGCTTGCTGGAACTCGTTCCTGACGAAACAATTCACTCGCAAATAGACGATGTCGCCCAGCAACTGGCCGCCGATGCTCGCCGCCTGGTCGGCCTGCGGGTTGAGAATGCTGCATTCAACGATCGAGCTGAGAAGCATCTACGACGAGGCGCGACGCGAACTGTGGTTTCCGGCGCACCGCGGCAAGTGGGGACCATCGTGGAACGCTCGCCTCGACCGAATCGCGAGTTGCCTCAAGAAATCGTTGCGCCGGCGGTTCTGCAGAATGCATTGGTGCAAGACATTGAGCCGTTCTTGCTGACGGGGCGCAGTCCGCTGAGGCGGCTTGACACTTCGCAGCGCTGCAGTTGGTACTTCGAAGAGTTGCGACGGCGCATCGACACAGCGGAGATACAGGTGGTTGTTAGCAGCCTCGAGCAATTCTGCGAGCGGCGGCGGCAAATGAACTTGCAGCAGTCGTTGCACTTTTGGCTGCATGGGTGGCTGAGTATTCATCTGCCCTTGGCAATGGCGCTCGTTATCTTGCTGGTCGGTCACATCTGGTTCGCCCTGCGTTACAGTTAATCACCGATGAAGGCCAACAACATTCCATCGAACCGAGAATCGAGCAAGCAGCGGGCCCTGCGCATTGGGCTGAGCTATCTGGCTCGCAGCGATGCCTTCGTCCGCAGTAAGTTCTTCTGGGCGGCCGTTTGTTCGTTTCTCGCCGTCGCTTATCTCGGCTGGATTGTTGTGGGCAGCGAACCGGCAGTCGCGCAGCTATCGCCCGCGCCACTGGCTGCGGTGCATGCCCGCTCGAACGGCCGATGCGCAGACTGCCATCTCGACTATGTTCCGCTCGGTGCCAACTCGCACGGGGTGAGTCTGCTGACCTCCGCGTTCAACGGCTTTCAGCATTCGCAAACTATTGACGCAAATAAGATTTCGCAGGCCAGTTGCAGCAGTTGTCACGAGCGCCACGTCGTCACGCCGCATAATCCCAACCAACGGCCCGACGATGTGGCAAGTTGTGCCTCGTGCCATGCAGAACATCGTGGACATGCGGCACAGCTGACTCGTCCCGACGACCAGTCCTGCACCATCTGCCATGCAGATATCGCCGCCCACCAACTTCGGACCGATCCAACAAATCCGCTGCCGAATGTCTCTCACTTTGCTTGCTCGTCGGCGGCCAATCCACCGCATCCCAAGTTTCGTTCGCTACCGAAGACGGACGACAACCAGTTCAAGTTTAACCATCAACTTCACTTGCGACTGGGCCAGTGGCCGAACAACAGCAGCGAGTCGAAAGGGCCTTGGACCCTTGGTCGGATTGCTGCGGAGCTGCGGGAACAATACCAAACCTCACCGGGGCAACCAGACACAACGGCCGTGCAGCTCGATTGTGCGTCGTGCCATCAGCCCGATCGTAACGGGCCTTCACCGCAAAGCGGCAAGTACATGCAGCCCGTTCGCTTCGAGCAGCATTGCCAGGCGTGTCATCCGCTGGACGTCGCTTCGGTGGCCAGTGGCAAACCGCTGAACTTGAACATTCGCCACGGGCTGAAGCAGGACGAGATTCGCGAAGCGCTTTTCGCTGGCTTAGTGAAACATCAGGCCGGAGAAACCGCTCAGAGTTTGCCTCACTTGTCACCGAACACCCCTATTCCCGGCAAGACGCCCGGCAACAACCTGGCCCAGAACCTGGCCGATCAATCGCAAACCATTGCGTTGCAGACCAAGCTGTACAACGACACCTGCTTGAAGTGCCACACCGAGCAAGAATTTCCACCCAAGATCCTGCACGAGCCGATCGACTTCCCACCGCCGAAGTTTCCTGACCGCTGGTTGCTGCAGGCCCGCTTCGATCATGGCGCGCATCGCGACTGGGCGAAGTGCAGCGACTGCCATGCCGCTGCTGATGCGCAGCCTGGCGAGGGGAAGACGCAACTTGACGATTCTCAAGTGATGATTCCGAACATCGATAACTGCGTGCAATGCCACGCTCCCACGAGCACACATAGTCATTTTCGAAGTTCGGCGCGCTTCGACTGTGCCGAGTGCCACCGCTATCACGACCACTCCGCGGGAAAGCAATAAAATGCAGCTTTCTCCGTGTTATAACGTTGTCTCCTTGCTCGCCTTTCTCGCTGCGCTCAGCGGTTGTCAAGAAGCGGTAGCCCCGCTGTCTGCTGTCGATAGTCGACTGGCCTCGGATGTTACCAATGAGGCAGTTGTCCGTCCTTCGTCGCCACCCAACTCGCCCCATCAGTTCGTTGGCCGCATCTCGTGCTCGGCAACGGCCTGTCATGGCGCAACGGACCTAACGAAGGCCAGTTGGCACAACGCCTATCAACTGTGGTCTGCCACCGATCCGCACCGACGCGCGTTTGATGTGCTGTATGCCGAGCGTTCGGTGCAGATGTATCGCAAGCTGAAGCAGGATCAGGCCGAGCACATCAACGAGCCGGTCTATTTAAAGTTTCTGGAAGAGACCTGCATCGGCTGCCATGCGACGCCCATTGCCGGTTCGCTCGCGAATACCTCATTCACCTTTCAAAACAGTCCCGCAGCCTATTGGCAAGGTGTTTCGTGCGAATCGTGCCACGGCGCTGCCAGCGACTGGATCGAACCACACGATGCAAAAGCCTGGCCTGAAAGTGGTCAACCCGAGCGTGCTCGCGTTGCTCAACATACGGGCTTTCAAGATCTGCGCTCGCTCAACGATCGCGGAGCAGCCTGCGTGAAGTGCCATGTGGGCCCGCAATCAATGGGCACTCGCCTGTACGACGTGAATCACGACTTAATCGCCGCAGGTCATCCGCGCCTGACTTTCGAGTTGCACGCGTATCTCGACAACCTTCCCAAACATTGGGATGAAGCCGCTGAGCAAGCTCGCCATGACAAACAGATCGCTACAAGTCCCAGTTCGTTTCATTTCGATACTTGGCTCGCTGGCCAACGACAACAGCGGCAGCAACTGGCGGCCCTCAAGCAAGCGCGAACTGAAACGAACGCGGCACTCCCCGCTGGCCCCTGGGCCGAATTTGCCAATCGCGACTGCCGCGAATGTCATCATCCTATCGGTGAACCAACCTTCCGCTTGACGACTCTTCTTAAGCCAGCGCCGACCACTACGTTATTAGACAGAATCAACAGCCCCACGACCGTGCAGCAGCGGGCTGAAGTGATCGCGCGACTCATCAGCGATAATCGAAGCGCCCCCGGTTCAAACGTATTGCCAACGTGCGACGCGGCGGTGCAGATCTATCTCGCCGCCAAAGCGTTCGCAGCTGATTTGCCCGCAGGTGATGACTCTACAAGGCTTAACGCTGCGCTCACTCAACTACAGCATATCCTCGCGCAGCACGCCGGGGCCACGCAGTACGATTTCCCAGGCAAGTTCGACCCGCGCCAAACAGAACTTCAGCAGGCATTCACCGCGCTCGAAGCCACACTCCTTCAACTTTCGCGATAGTCTCCAGTCAGGCCCAGCCCGCATGATTATTCAGGAACTGCAACGACTGCAAACGGAGCACGGCTATTTGCCGCGGCAAGCGCTGCGTCAATTGGCCGACCGCCTGGCAGTCCCGCACTATCGCATTCAAGAGGTCGCCAGCTTCTATCCTCACTTCCGCCTGTTTGCCGGCGAGGCGGAGGAAGCTGAGGGGCGAAAAGCTCTGCCGCAGATCGAAGTCGCCGTTTGCCGCGATATGGCTTGCCGACTCCGCGGCGCAGCCCAGATCACCGAACAACTGCAGGGCGTCGCCGAGAGGAATGCAACAATCGCAATTCATGAAGTATCGTGCCTCGGCCGCTGCGATCGTGCGCCGGCCGTGCGCGTGCATACGAACAGCGGCGATCACTGCGTGCGCAATCTTCTCGGCCGCTCACCAGCTGAAGTGAGCGACATAGTTGCCCGCATGGCATCAGCCACTCCAGAAACTGCGGATACTCTGCCCGATGACAAAGATGGCTTGCTTCCCCACTCGGCCGAAACTTGGAAGATGAATGCCTACGCTGGGCAGTCTGCCGATCAGCGTTACGCCGCCCTTCGCCAGTGGCTCAGCGTGCTGCAGAATCCACCGAGCACGCGTGCCAAACCAACCGACGCTCCGCCCAGCGCCGGGCGCGACGACAAACCGGCTCACCCGATCATCGCGGCCCTTTGGACAGCCAACCTGCTTGGCATGGGTGGAGCCGGTGGTCGTGCCTGGAAGAAGTGGGACGAAGTGCTGCGGGCCAAAGGGCATACCAAGTACGTCGTCTGCAATGGTGATGAGAGCGAGCCCGGTACTTTCAAAGATCGCGAGATTTTCCTTCGCACGCCGTATCTGGTCATTGAGGGGATGATTCTCGCCGGACTCTTGCTACGGGCGAAGAAGGGGTACATCTACATTCGTCACGAGTACGAAGAGCAAATCGCCGCCGTCCGCGCCGAGATTGAACGCGCCCGCAAGTTAGGCCTTTGTGGTAAGAGTATCCTTGGCACCGAACTGGGCTTCGAGCTCGAAGTATTCGTCAGCCCAGGTGGCTACATTTGTGGCGAACAAACGGCCCTCATTCAGGCTATTCAAGACGAACGCGCGGAACCGCGCAATCGCCCGCCAGAATTGCAAACGAACGGCCTGTGGGACATGCCGACGCTCCTCAACAACGTCGAGACATTCGCCTGGGTTCCGGCGATTCTCACGCAAGGCAACAGCGACGGTGCCTGGTACTCGGCGCTCGGTCAGCCCAAGTCACTCCCCGTCAAAGAGAATGCCACGCCCCACTATCAAGGCGCGCGGTTCTTCTCCGTCTCCGGCGATGTTGCCCAGCCCGGCGTCTACGAAGTTCCCATCGGCATAACCCTCGGCGAGTTGATCGACCATTATTGCGGCGGTATCAAGGACGGGCTGCCACTTAAGGCGGTCGCCACTTCGGGACCATCGGCTGGTTTTTTACCTGCGACCATCCCGCTCGATGCTTTCAGCCCGCGCGTGCGGCAAAAACTGGCTGACCATTGCCTTGTTTCTGCCGGCGACAAAGAATTTCAACTCCGCCGCTTGCCGCTGGAACTGGGCGTGGTGCGCGATCTGAACTTGATGCTCGGCGGCGGCATCGTCGTCTATGCCAGCGATGCCGACCTGGTCGATCAGGCCGTCGCTTGCCTCAGGTTCTATCAGTCCGAATCGTGCGGCAAGTGCGTTCCCTGCCGCATTGGTTCCACCAAACTGGTCGAAATTGGCGAGGACTTGCAAGCCGGACGGCTGACTGCTGCCGAGATCGAAAGCCTGCTCGCAAATCCGGGCGGGCGAGTGTTGGATTTGGCTCAGGCAATGGCCGAGACAGCGATCTGCGGGCTGGGCAACGTGGCCCCTAATCCCCTGCGTACTTTGTTGTCTTATTTTCCCAGCGATGTGCGACGTCACGTTCGCGCGGAGCAGTGAGTACTTATGCCGGCTAAGATCTTTGTCGATGAAATCGCACGAGCCTGGGAAGAAGAAGGGCTCTTCGCGCGCGACTTGAACGGCCAGCTGATCCGGGCGGAAGATGCGACTGCCAAGCAATACGCGCAGTTCGTCACGATGACGATCGACGGCCAGTCAATTTCGGTTCCTCGCGCTACACCCGCGGTCGATTCGCAAGGAAACATCATTTTTCTCGATGCGGCCGGTCGCACGCAGCCGAGGCAAACAACCATCCTCGATGCTCGCAATGCGCTCAAAAATCAAGAGCAGCAATCGGCAACTGCCAGCGACTGCGAACACTTCATTCCCACCGTCTGCCATCTTGCGCATCTCAATCCGGCAGGTGTCTGCCGCGTCTGCTCGGTTGCCGTGGCGAAGCAGGATGCCAACGGACGAATTTCGGTCCAGGACAAACTGGTCCCTGCCTGCCTGCAGCCGGTTCAGCCGGGAATGATGGTCTACACGCTCGACTGCCCGGCGGATGCTAGTACCACCGACGACTCCAAAGCCCGCGAAGTCGCATTGGCCGCGCGCAATCGAGTGCGCACGAATGTGAAAACGCTCGTCGAACTTCTCGCCGCCGATCACTTGCCAGGGCTTCGACCCGCTACTGCAACGGGCGAAGCGAGCGACCTCGAACAACTCCTCGACAAGCTCCAGCAGAAAGGGCTCGGTATCGAGCGGACTCGACTCGCGCCGCGTCGCAGCCAGGGTTCGCCAAAAGTTAATGGGCACGCCCCGCTTGCCAACAACGCTTCGCAGCGTGATACCTCCTCGCCCCTGATCGTGGTCGATCATCAGGCCTGCATTCTGTGCGATCGCTGTGTCCGTTCCTGTAGCGACATCAAGCAGAACTTCGTGATCGGCCGCACCGGCAAGGGATATCTCACCGAGATTGGGTTCGACCTGAACGAACCGATGGGTGAATCGTCGTGCGTGGAGTGCGGCGAATGCGCGCTCGCTTGTCCCACGACTGCACTCACCATTGTGAAGCCACCGGAAGAACCAGCCTGGTGGCTGGAGCAAGTCGGCGGAACCAACAGTGCAACGGGCAAGCTATTTTCAGGACATCCCGGCAAGTCAGCTGCAACTCCCGCATCGCTGGCCAATCATCGCTATCTCGGCCACCTCTCTTATCGCCAGCGGCAATGGTTTCAGTATTCGGTTGTCCGCTGGGAACTCCAACCGGGCGACGAACTTTGTCGCAAGGGGGAATATGGTTTTACCGCGTTCCTGCTGGAAAGTGGCCAGTTTGAAGGGTGGCGTCAGGATCCGCGCGACGCGCAGTCAGACGCAACAGCGAATCCAAGTGCCAGCGGGGGAATTTGGAGCTACTTCGGACTCTCCTCAGCCACAACCAAGCGCACCGCCAGCGTGGAGCTTGGCCAGCCCGACTTTGAGTGCGGCACCGAGGCCATCATCTTGGGCGAGATGACGCTCATCAGTCATCAGGCGCGTAGGGCGACCTTGCGCGCCAAGACGTCGTGCGTCGTGTACGAAATTCGCCGCAATGTGCTCTATGCACTGCAGCGCCACCCGCACGTTCGTGAAGAGTTAGATCAGGTCTATCGTGGCCGCGCGCTGCGCGACGTGCTGCAGTTCGTTCATCAGCGTGCGGGACGAAACTTAAGTCACCGCCTGTTTGGCGAACTGGGGCAAGAAGATCTCGAAGCGTGCCGGCGATTTCTGGATCAAGCGAGTCGGCAGCCCGTATCAGCGACGAATCCCAAGCGGCAGGTCGACCTGATTCGCGTCGAGCCCGGCCAGGTGATCTGCCGGCAGGACGAACTGGCGGAAGATTTTTACATCATTCGCATCGGCCACGTGAACGTGACGCAAACGATCGGGGGCGAAGAGCGCGTGATCGACTATTTCCGTCCCAATCACTCCTTCGGCGAAATTGCCTGTGTGGCCGATTGGGACGAACTGCAAACCGAACTCTCGCTGAAGCCCGATGCCAGTCGGCGAACGGCAACCTGCACCGCTCTGGACGACGTCGAACTGGTGCGGGTCGACAAGCAGATCTTTCGTCAGTTGCTCTTGCAGGTGCCTGCCCTGCGAAAGATTGTGCTCGCAAGGGCTAAACAGTTGAAGGGTTTCTCGCCGCCGGCAACCACACCAGGTGCCCGACCAACCACCAACACGCCGATCCTGCGCGAGTTCACCGAACAAGGTCTTTACAATGCCCAGCGTTTGCTGGTGCTCGATCTGGAAGCATGTACGCGCTGCGATGAATGTACGAAGGCTTGCTCCGATACGCACGACGGCGTCACGCGGCTGATTCGCGAAGGCCTGCGCTTCGATAAATGGCTCGTAGCCAGTTCGTGCCGCTCCTGCACCGACCCTTATTGCCTGGTAGGCTGCCCCGTCGATTCGATTCATCGCGATGGCGAGCGGCTAGAAATTCAAATCGAGGATCATTGCATCGGCTGCGGGCTGTGCGCGAAGAATTGCCCCTATGGCAACATCAACATGCACGAGCAGTCGCAAGGGAAGGCGACGATTTCGCACCGCGCAAGCACCTGCGATCTCTGTCATAAAATCGTGGGGCCCAATGAAGACGTCAGTTGCGTTTTCGCTTGTCCGCACAACGCCGCGTTCCGCATGAGCGGGACAGAGCTACTGGCGAAGATCGAAGGTTATCGGCCGGTCTAGAATAGCTGCCAAGAGCGCTGGTCATTAATGGCCGTGCTTGAGCCCGTCCGTCTTATAGGTTCCCCCGCCCCCTTGCGCGCGGCGGCCGTGCGTCCAATTGAGCGCCACGCGCTTGGGAAAAAAGCCGAAATAATCCCAGCCGAAGGTTCCTTCGTCACTGTGGCGGCCTTCGCCCAAGAGGGGAACGCTGCCGCCGACATAATAGCCGCCGTAATAGCGCGTGTTCGCAGGAATCGCATGCGCTCGAACCGACTGCGCGAACCCGGCGCGGCAGTGATCTCCTTGGCGATAATCGAAGCCGCCACCGCCATAGGCAAAGTTGATCGCCGCTGCTTGATCGGCCGACAGTTCATGAACCTCTTGCGCATCCGCGTTGTCGACTGCGCATAGAAAACACAGCGATAACACAATCATCAGCAGAATTAGTCGCAGTGTCATCTCACATCCATGTTGAATCGGCCATGCCTTATCGCAACGGCGGGTTACGGTTGAACTTCTGCGAAGGCAGACGAACACCGCGATAGAACACTTGATCGGCCTGCAAATTCACCGGCGGAACATAGCCGCGCTCGGCAGAGAACGTAACGACGTCGTCTTGATCGACACCGTCGCCACTGACTCCCAATCCCCCGTTCAATGTCGCCCCCACATACAGCGGCGTACTGCCGGGAAAAAAGACGACTCCATTTTGATTGGCGATGTTGTCTACGTCATGAAAGTTGCGG
Above is a window of Anatilimnocola aggregata DNA encoding:
- a CDS encoding serine/threonine-protein kinase; translated protein: MSQQPAPIDQLIAEARAGNRASLETLLDLARSQLMTATPAVGSSAVVDAAIAHAKLNFPSFTGTSSAQFTVWLHSLLPGQLTGSFASDATLTPPRVAARQPVAENNNQSDMTLAKPPPKDSGLTGTNLSDLTQALPPTKASARVPENAPAVASDATLPPPKRPLPPASAAPIETAMSMPPSLAAAKPPARRFGNYDLVDTIAKGGMGIVYKAKHLKLNRIVALKMILSGRFADDLEVQRFYSEAESAARLRHANIVGIHDVGECEGQHFFSMDYIEGKSLADLLKDQALSPKHAAELMQTISAAMHYAHTEGVVHRDLKPSNVLLDIAGVPLITDFGLAKQVEGGQSQMTMQGTVVGTPSYMPPEQAAGRIDEVNVRSDVYSLGAILYELLSGRPPFRGASPFETIKQVLENEPVALRILSPAIPRDLETICHKCLQKEAEKRYATAKELAEELGRFLRGEPILAQPIGPIARGWRWCKRNPFIAAASAAALFGLMSALAATTVGYVQTSAALAQSEESRRQAMEAVNDLFTQVSENTLLNKPGLQPLRKELLGRALSYYQRFLQQRSGDPRVQDELASAHFRIALITEAIESTDKALPLYETAREMQERLVQATPDNPARLEAYGNTLNALGTALVTKKDHATAQQTYDAAAQVRTTLTKLAPGNSEYQRMLANTYMNLGVSLRGAGKPEEARQQFVKAQEIRTAALKKDAENWKLQRDLGKGFYGLANLARQAGNMPDAKAQFIQAADSFDQVVKRDPADLENRRLLSICYRLLGDLASTDDVPAAREWYGRSRARLKPLAEQNPEVVDYQVELASLELNRGYLDSDDGQGAAAIAAFTQACAILTPLGEAPSALPRHRRDLAVALRALGAEQVFAGQREEGLTNLRRARDELTKLATDFPGDSDYAQQLQEIGDLLRESELPSTQKTLTD
- a CDS encoding cytochrome c3 family protein: MKANNIPSNRESSKQRALRIGLSYLARSDAFVRSKFFWAAVCSFLAVAYLGWIVVGSEPAVAQLSPAPLAAVHARSNGRCADCHLDYVPLGANSHGVSLLTSAFNGFQHSQTIDANKISQASCSSCHERHVVTPHNPNQRPDDVASCASCHAEHRGHAAQLTRPDDQSCTICHADIAAHQLRTDPTNPLPNVSHFACSSAANPPHPKFRSLPKTDDNQFKFNHQLHLRLGQWPNNSSESKGPWTLGRIAAELREQYQTSPGQPDTTAVQLDCASCHQPDRNGPSPQSGKYMQPVRFEQHCQACHPLDVASVASGKPLNLNIRHGLKQDEIREALFAGLVKHQAGETAQSLPHLSPNTPIPGKTPGNNLAQNLADQSQTIALQTKLYNDTCLKCHTEQEFPPKILHEPIDFPPPKFPDRWLLQARFDHGAHRDWAKCSDCHAAADAQPGEGKTQLDDSQVMIPNIDNCVQCHAPTSTHSHFRSSARFDCAECHRYHDHSAGKQ
- a CDS encoding multiheme c-type cytochrome → MQLSPCYNVVSLLAFLAALSGCQEAVAPLSAVDSRLASDVTNEAVVRPSSPPNSPHQFVGRISCSATACHGATDLTKASWHNAYQLWSATDPHRRAFDVLYAERSVQMYRKLKQDQAEHINEPVYLKFLEETCIGCHATPIAGSLANTSFTFQNSPAAYWQGVSCESCHGAASDWIEPHDAKAWPESGQPERARVAQHTGFQDLRSLNDRGAACVKCHVGPQSMGTRLYDVNHDLIAAGHPRLTFELHAYLDNLPKHWDEAAEQARHDKQIATSPSSFHFDTWLAGQRQQRQQLAALKQARTETNAALPAGPWAEFANRDCRECHHPIGEPTFRLTTLLKPAPTTTLLDRINSPTTVQQRAEVIARLISDNRSAPGSNVLPTCDAAVQIYLAAKAFAADLPAGDDSTRLNAALTQLQHILAQHAGATQYDFPGKFDPRQTELQQAFTALEATLLQLSR